The genomic region TGCGCACGATGACGGTGGCCTCGACGATGCCGTCGCGCGGCTCGTAGACATGGGTGCTCAGCACGCTGAGCGCGGGCCGCATGGCCGGGATGCCTTTCACCCGCCTGGCCCGTTCGGCGAGCACGGTGCGGTGCAGCAAGGTGTTGTACACCTCGTCGGTCACCCACCTGCTCAGCTGTTCGAGATCGCGGGCTCCTGCGATCACCTCGAGGATGCTTCTGGCCAGGTTGATGAGCAAAGGCTCGGGGTCGGGCAGCTCGGCACGCTGCGTTCGCTGCGCCATGAAGAACTCGTCGCCGAACCCGTGGCGCACCGCCACGCGGGCGGTCGCCCCGTCGGAAGGCGGAACGTCGTCGTGAGCTGACGGCGGGAGTCCGTGGCGGGGCGCGTTGCTGGACGAAGCTGTCGAGGCCGGACTCATCGGGCTGCTCCCTGCGGTCGAGAAGGGTAGGCGGGCCGGATACCCCGCCTTTGGGGGTGTTTGGCAAGTCACTCAAGCAGCGCGCAGACAATGGTGTCCACTGCTTTCGTGCCCTGTTGACAAGTCGCGACAACAACCTGCTGCGCTGCGCTACCCTCGCCTCTCGTGCGATGGGACGAGCTGTTCGACGACCTCGAGGGTCAGCTCGAACACGAGTTGCACGCCGAGGATGCCGGACTTCGCGTCGAGGAGGAGCGCCTGCGGTTGGGCAGGCTGTCGCTGCGCGGACGGCTGCGGGCGGCATCCGGTCTCGACGACGACCGCGCCCATCCGCTGACGCTCTGGCTTCGGGATGGCAGCACCGTGCGGTTGATCGCGTCGACGTTCGGTCGGGACTGGATGGCGGGGACGCTCTCGGCGCTCGACGGCTCGGGCGCGCGAGGCGGTGCATCCGGCAGGGCGATCGTTCCGCTCGACGCCGTCGTCTCGGTCGTGCTCGAGGAGCAGCGGCTTCGAGACAGCCTCGCGGCGGAGCTCGATGAGGATGCCTCGCGAGCCGATGTCGCGCCCCGTCTCGCCGACCGCCTCGGGCTGGCGTTCGCGCTTCGCGATCTCGCCCGGCGTCGAGCCGGCGTGACGTTGAGCACGCAGGCCGGCATGGTGCACGGCACGATCGATCGGGTGGCGAGGGACCACCTCGATCTCGCCGTGCACGAGCCGGGGCTGCCGCGGCGCGCGGACAACGTGCGGGGATTCCGCATCGTTCCGCTGTCGGCGTTGGTCTTGATCAGGATGGCCTGATCGGCATCACCGGATCGGGGCGCCGACGTGAACCCGGGACGGCCCAAGGAGGGCCGTCGCCGTGCATCGAGGAGAACCTAGCGTTCGCCGGGCCAGATCACCCGGCCGCCGGAGAGCTCCGGGATGGCGGCGAGGTCGGACTGCTCGAAGAGCGCGCGACGGCGCGTCTCCTCGTACATGGCCGCGATGTAGGCCTCGAGTTCCACGCGCTCGATGCGCCACGAACCGGGGCGGCCGACACGGATGGCGGGCAGCTCTCCGGTGTCGATGAGTCCGACCACATCGGAGGGGGCGACGTTGAGCACCTCGGCCGTGTCGGCGACCGTCAGGAAGCGCGTCACATCGTCCTGGCGATCGGCGGTCATGCGTTCGATTATGGCGCGAGCCGACAGTTCGACTCTTCGCTGTGGAGAACTTTCTCACGACTTGTTCAGGATCGCGACGATGGTGGATGCGGCCTGTGATGGTCGCGAGGCAGTGCAGGCGATGAAGGCGAGGAACGAGATGGCGAGCGCACCGGATGCGAAGGCGAGACGCTTGTGGATCGACCCCAGGTTCGTGATCGGGATCGTGCTGATCGCGGCATCCGTCACGGGCGTGTGCCTGCTGCTGGCAGCGCAGAACCGCACGGTCGAGGTGTACGTGGCACGGGACACCCTCGTGCTGGGCGACCACGTCACGGCAGACGATCTAGCGGTGGCGAAGGTGAGGGTGCCGGCATCCGATCGCTATCTCGCGGTGGGCAGGATGCCCGGCTCGGCTGTCGTGCTCCGCACCGTCTCGAAGGGCGAGCTGGTTCCCGTCTCCGCCGTCGGCGACACGGCGCGGGAGGGCCTCACCAGCGTGGT from Humibacter ginsenosidimutans harbors:
- a CDS encoding Rv3235 family protein; the encoded protein is MSPASTASSSNAPRHGLPPSAHDDVPPSDGATARVAVRHGFGDEFFMAQRTQRAELPDPEPLLINLARSILEVIAGARDLEQLSRWVTDEVYNTLLHRTVLAERARRVKGIPAMRPALSVLSTHVYEPRDGIVEATVIVRTPIRVRALAIRLEGLDRRWRASALSVL
- a CDS encoding helix-turn-helix domain-containing protein is translated as MTADRQDDVTRFLTVADTAEVLNVAPSDVVGLIDTGELPAIRVGRPGSWRIERVELEAYIAAMYEETRRRALFEQSDLAAIPELSGGRVIWPGER